The following proteins are co-located in the Fluviicola sp. genome:
- a CDS encoding GlsB/YeaQ/YmgE family stress response membrane protein: MSWLWALIIGGVAGWLAGAIMDSDRGGIFFNIVLGILGGIVGAWLFGLLHIFAPDNIWGVLLTATVGAVVIIVIARLITGGKV, encoded by the coding sequence ATGAGTTGGTTATGGGCATTAATTATAGGAGGTGTCGCCGGTTGGTTAGCCGGGGCAATCATGGATAGCGACAGAGGAGGAATTTTCTTCAATATCGTACTGGGAATCCTGGGTGGTATTGTCGGGGCATGGCTTTTCGGCTTACTGCATATTTTCGCACCCGATAATATTTGGGGAGTTTTGTTGACGGCAACGGTCGGGGCGGTCGTCATCATTGTAATAGCCCGGTTGATTACGGGTGGTAAGGTTTAA
- the argS gene encoding arginine--tRNA ligase, producing MEDLIKSAIIEKSNQLFGFECSDSLIQFQKTKKEFEGDTTLVLFPLMKLAGKAPQEIGKVLGDFLRDDIRCISDYSIIGGFLNVSFPNDYWTRQLSEIDSNASFGLAAKHSKPEIMVEYSSPNTNKPLHLGHLRNNFLGYSVAQILDAYGHKVIKTQIINDRGIHICKSMLAWQKFSPLNEKGERENPENTGMKGDKLVGKYYVEFDKQFNAEAKEIIAEWNTGNFEGYSEAAIAKYHEFTAAKAGKDEKAIAGLDDKIKELAKNETSILREAKDLLVRWEGRDPEVYLLWTTMNGWVYDGFNQTYEKMGVDFDRLYYESDTFILGKDLVNEGLSKGVFYQKEDGSVWIDLTGDGLDHKLLLRSDGTSVYMTQDLGTAVDRFNDYPELTGIIYTVGNEQDYHFKVLFLILDKLGYSWAKSCFHLSYGMVDLPSGKMKSREGTVVDADDLMDEVIESAKEMTAERGHLDGMSEADRETLYKTIGMGGLKYYLLKVDPKKRMMFNPAESIELNGHTGPFIQYAHARIQSLLGKASDFKLDTNTEIGASEKEIIKQLVLYPSVIEEAAKTYAPSVVANYTYELVKLFNQFYQNVMILSETDENQKALRLTVSQNVAKVIKSSMNLLGITVPNRM from the coding sequence ATGGAAGATTTAATCAAGTCGGCAATCATTGAGAAATCCAATCAATTATTTGGTTTCGAATGTTCTGACTCGCTGATTCAGTTTCAAAAAACGAAAAAAGAATTCGAAGGCGATACTACTTTGGTATTGTTTCCTTTGATGAAACTTGCCGGAAAAGCTCCGCAAGAAATTGGAAAAGTGCTTGGTGATTTTTTAAGGGACGATATACGCTGTATCAGTGATTATTCCATTATCGGAGGATTCTTAAACGTCAGTTTCCCGAATGATTACTGGACCAGACAATTGAGCGAAATAGACTCAAATGCATCATTCGGACTGGCAGCAAAGCATTCCAAACCGGAAATCATGGTGGAATACTCTTCCCCGAATACGAACAAACCATTGCATTTGGGACATTTACGCAACAATTTCCTGGGATATTCGGTTGCTCAGATTCTCGATGCTTACGGACACAAAGTGATCAAAACGCAGATCATCAACGATCGCGGGATCCACATCTGTAAGAGCATGCTTGCATGGCAGAAATTCTCGCCTCTGAATGAAAAAGGAGAACGTGAGAATCCGGAAAACACCGGTATGAAAGGCGATAAACTGGTTGGAAAGTACTACGTGGAATTCGACAAGCAATTCAACGCAGAAGCCAAAGAAATCATCGCGGAATGGAATACCGGAAACTTTGAAGGTTATTCCGAAGCCGCAATTGCCAAATACCACGAATTTACGGCAGCGAAAGCCGGTAAAGACGAAAAGGCCATTGCAGGACTGGACGATAAGATCAAGGAACTGGCTAAAAACGAAACTTCCATTTTGCGCGAAGCCAAAGACTTGCTGGTTCGCTGGGAAGGAAGAGACCCGGAAGTGTATCTGCTTTGGACAACCATGAACGGCTGGGTATACGACGGATTCAATCAAACCTATGAAAAAATGGGCGTTGATTTCGATCGTTTGTACTACGAGTCCGATACATTTATTCTTGGAAAAGACCTGGTAAACGAAGGGTTGAGCAAAGGCGTTTTCTACCAAAAAGAAGACGGTTCTGTCTGGATCGACCTGACAGGCGACGGATTGGACCACAAACTTTTATTGCGTTCGGACGGAACTTCCGTGTATATGACGCAGGATTTGGGAACTGCCGTTGACCGTTTCAACGATTACCCGGAATTGACCGGAATTATTTATACCGTAGGTAATGAACAGGATTACCACTTCAAAGTGTTATTCCTGATTTTGGACAAACTGGGTTATTCCTGGGCGAAATCATGCTTCCACTTATCTTATGGAATGGTAGACCTTCCTTCCGGAAAAATGAAATCGCGGGAAGGAACGGTGGTTGACGCAGATGACCTGATGGACGAAGTGATTGAAAGCGCCAAAGAAATGACGGCAGAGCGCGGACATTTGGACGGAATGAGCGAAGCCGATCGGGAAACCTTGTATAAGACGATCGGGATGGGAGGTTTAAAGTATTATTTGCTGAAAGTAGACCCGAAGAAACGCATGATGTTCAACCCGGCGGAATCCATCGAATTGAATGGCCACACAGGTCCGTTTATCCAGTATGCTCACGCACGTATCCAATCACTTTTGGGGAAAGCAAGCGACTTTAAACTGGACACAAACACAGAAATCGGTGCTTCCGAAAAGGAAATCATCAAACAATTGGTGTTGTATCCTTCCGTTATTGAGGAAGCAGCAAAAACGTACGCTCCTTCTGTGGTGGCGAACTATACGTACGAACTGGTGAAGTTGTTCAATCAATTCTACCAGAATGTGATGATCCTGAGTGAGACGGATGAAAATCAAAAAGCATTACGCCTGACGGTAAGTCAGAATGTGGCGAAGGTGATAAAGAGCTCCATGAATTTGTTGGGAATTACAGTACCTAACAGAATGTAA
- a CDS encoding arginase has product MHRKIEIIVNTSELAAGTRGSSLGPGAIMTAARKANNPYFGLYPLHPLPDYNGFLDQKNETEFAKNLLGFKLVFESVAEKTKDLLNKGSFPIILAGDHGSAAGTIAGIKAAYPEKRLGVVWIDAHGDLHSPYTTPSGNIHGMPLSLSLGNDNLAYQRNTPSGQTTGIWNDLKYKYTNAVKLNPSDLVFIGVRDTEFEENQLIAENNITNHTVEFVRKEGAEAIVQHVLKQLEACELIYVSFDVDSMDPEITSFGTGTPVGNGIFPEEAEEILTLLAKNPKTVCIEFVEVNPCLDNRVNAMAETAFSLLESVTAALKG; this is encoded by the coding sequence ATGCATCGGAAAATTGAAATCATTGTAAATACCTCAGAACTGGCAGCAGGAACCCGCGGATCATCCCTTGGGCCCGGAGCTATTATGACAGCGGCCAGAAAAGCAAACAATCCTTACTTCGGATTATACCCGCTTCACCCTTTGCCGGATTACAATGGATTTCTCGATCAGAAAAACGAAACTGAATTTGCCAAAAACCTGTTGGGATTCAAATTGGTTTTCGAATCTGTAGCCGAAAAGACCAAAGACTTGCTGAATAAAGGTTCTTTCCCGATTATTCTTGCCGGGGATCACGGATCGGCTGCAGGAACAATTGCGGGTATCAAGGCAGCTTATCCTGAAAAACGCCTGGGAGTTGTCTGGATCGATGCACACGGAGATTTGCATTCTCCATACACTACTCCTTCCGGGAACATCCACGGAATGCCGTTGAGCCTTTCACTGGGAAATGATAATCTGGCTTATCAGCGAAATACTCCTTCCGGGCAAACAACAGGAATCTGGAACGATCTTAAATACAAATACACCAACGCTGTTAAACTGAATCCTTCAGATTTGGTATTTATCGGCGTGAGGGATACGGAATTCGAAGAAAACCAGTTAATCGCCGAGAATAACATTACCAATCACACGGTAGAGTTTGTGCGAAAAGAAGGCGCGGAGGCAATTGTACAACACGTTTTAAAGCAATTGGAAGCGTGCGAACTCATCTATGTTTCCTTTGACGTGGATTCCATGGACCCGGAAATCACCTCTTTCGGAACAGGAACACCGGTTGGAAACGGTATTTTTCCCGAGGAAGCCGAAGAAATATTAACTTTGTTAGCTAAAAATCCAAAAACGGTTTGCATCGAGTTCGTTGAAGTAAATCCGTGCCTGGATAACAGAGTGAACGCCATGGCAGAAACGGCTTTTTCTTTGTTGGAATCGGTTACCGCTGCGTTGAAGGGTTGA
- a CDS encoding DNA translocase FtsK 4TM domain-containing protein, giving the protein MALENEYRQKSEQTADEKIKKEPKGKPAKERKPSDNALLERLSNRFDKKRFKTILGIAMILFSFFTFLSCLSYFFTWTSDQDRVLDVSLFTFLFDSNPEPVQNWLGKFGAWMAHLFMYRWFGVSSFAISFIIFLIGFKWTLNILLLPIRRSIAVAALFMVWSSIFLGYFVEHIDYLGGTFGFAINNWLRLTIGSFGSFVAIVALLWVVLVVLFNADIMSWWNRAKGAKESFFEDDQPVTANMTDIHVVNTIREDQIRAEQDAAEVNFDEEEEEDESYGDGEEDSFIVIQSGAEKIEEEPFVEEEPVEVFEEDEEEEEGDFKVSIAKAETTLSDDEFNSIRQEYGDYDPTLELSGYLLPPIDLLKDYGNGQVSINKQELEDNKNRIVETLSHYKIDIAKIKATVGPTVTLYEIVPAPGVRISKIKNLEDDIALSLSALGIRIIAPIPGKGTIGIEVPNSKPDMVSMKSLIASEKFQNSDFELPIVMGKTITNETYTFDLTKAPHLLVAGATGQGKSVGLNAILVSILYKKHPAQVKFVLVDPKKVELTLYNRIERHFLAKLPGEEDAIITDTSKVVNTLNSLCIEMDNRYELLKDAQVRTIKEYNAKFIARRLNPEKGHRYLPYIVVLIDEFADLIMTAGKEVEHPIARLAQLARAIGIHLIVATQRPSVNVITGMIKANFPARIAFRVLSKIDSRTILDSSGADQLIGRGDMLISLGQDLIRVQCGFADTPEVEDICKFIGEQRAYPEALILPEYVGADGGGDNDIDLDEIDSMFADAARIVVINNQGSASLLQRKLKLGYNRAGRIVDQLEGYGIIGPFQGSKAREVLFSDVESLEEFLRAKGIS; this is encoded by the coding sequence ATGGCATTGGAAAACGAATACAGGCAAAAAAGCGAGCAAACAGCTGACGAAAAAATCAAAAAGGAACCCAAGGGAAAGCCTGCGAAAGAACGCAAGCCTTCCGATAATGCCTTGTTGGAACGTCTGTCGAACCGCTTCGATAAAAAAAGATTTAAAACAATCCTTGGGATTGCAATGATCCTGTTTTCCTTTTTTACGTTTCTTTCCTGCCTTTCCTATTTCTTCACCTGGACTTCAGACCAGGACCGCGTTCTGGATGTTTCCCTGTTTACATTCCTGTTTGACAGCAACCCGGAACCGGTGCAAAACTGGCTGGGAAAATTCGGTGCGTGGATGGCTCATTTATTCATGTATCGCTGGTTCGGAGTTTCGTCTTTTGCCATTTCGTTCATCATTTTCCTGATCGGTTTCAAATGGACACTGAACATTTTACTCCTTCCTATCAGACGTTCAATTGCGGTAGCGGCCTTGTTCATGGTTTGGAGCTCGATCTTCCTGGGGTATTTCGTAGAACACATCGATTACTTAGGCGGGACTTTCGGTTTTGCAATCAATAACTGGCTGCGCTTAACGATCGGAAGCTTCGGAAGTTTCGTTGCAATTGTAGCGCTTCTGTGGGTGGTACTGGTAGTGCTGTTCAATGCAGATATTATGTCCTGGTGGAACCGGGCGAAAGGTGCGAAAGAATCGTTCTTCGAAGACGATCAGCCTGTTACGGCAAACATGACGGATATCCACGTGGTGAATACGATCCGTGAAGACCAGATCCGTGCGGAACAGGATGCAGCGGAAGTCAATTTCGACGAAGAAGAGGAAGAAGACGAATCGTATGGAGACGGGGAAGAAGATAGTTTCATCGTGATCCAGTCAGGAGCAGAAAAAATAGAGGAGGAGCCTTTTGTTGAAGAAGAACCGGTTGAGGTATTCGAAGAAGATGAAGAAGAGGAAGAAGGCGATTTCAAAGTCAGTATTGCGAAAGCAGAAACAACGCTTTCCGATGACGAGTTCAATTCCATTCGCCAGGAATACGGGGATTACGATCCAACCCTGGAGCTTTCCGGTTACTTGCTGCCCCCGATCGATTTGTTGAAAGACTACGGAAACGGGCAGGTTTCGATCAATAAGCAGGAACTGGAAGACAATAAGAACAGAATTGTCGAAACACTTTCTCATTACAAGATTGACATCGCGAAGATCAAGGCAACGGTTGGTCCGACGGTAACTTTATATGAAATTGTACCGGCTCCGGGAGTCCGTATTTCGAAAATCAAAAACCTGGAAGACGACATTGCATTGAGTTTATCCGCACTGGGAATTCGTATTATTGCACCGATTCCGGGGAAAGGAACAATCGGTATTGAAGTTCCGAACAGTAAGCCGGACATGGTTTCCATGAAATCACTGATCGCTTCGGAGAAATTTCAGAATTCCGATTTCGAATTGCCTATCGTGATGGGGAAAACCATTACGAATGAAACCTATACGTTTGATCTCACAAAAGCGCCACACTTATTGGTTGCCGGAGCTACCGGACAAGGTAAATCCGTTGGTTTGAACGCGATTTTGGTTTCCATCCTTTACAAGAAGCACCCGGCGCAGGTCAAATTTGTACTGGTCGATCCGAAAAAGGTGGAATTAACGCTGTACAACCGCATTGAACGCCACTTCCTGGCCAAACTTCCTGGAGAAGAAGATGCCATTATTACGGATACTTCCAAAGTTGTCAATACCCTGAATTCTCTGTGTATTGAGATGGATAACCGCTACGAATTGCTGAAAGATGCCCAGGTGCGTACGATTAAGGAATACAACGCGAAATTTATTGCCCGCAGGCTGAACCCGGAAAAAGGACACCGTTATTTGCCGTACATTGTAGTATTGATCGATGAGTTCGCGGATTTGATCATGACAGCCGGAAAAGAAGTGGAACACCCGATTGCCCGTTTGGCGCAGCTGGCCCGTGCGATTGGTATTCACCTGATCGTGGCAACACAAAGACCTTCCGTAAACGTTATTACGGGTATGATCAAGGCAAACTTCCCGGCACGTATTGCATTCCGCGTACTTTCGAAGATCGATTCGCGTACCATCCTGGATTCTTCGGGTGCAGATCAGCTGATCGGCCGCGGGGATATGCTCATTTCACTGGGTCAGGATTTGATCCGTGTACAATGTGGTTTCGCTGATACACCGGAAGTAGAAGATATTTGTAAGTTTATCGGGGAGCAGCGAGCTTATCCGGAGGCATTGATCCTTCCGGAGTATGTTGGCGCAGATGGCGGCGGAGATAATGATATCGACCTGGATGAAATAGATTCCATGTTTGCAGATGCGGCGCGTATAGTTGTGATCAACAATCAAGGTTCGGCGTCCTTGTTGCAGCGTAAACTGAAACTGGGTTACAACCGGGCAGGACGTATCGTGGATCAATTGGAAGGTTACGGAATTATCGGCCCGTTCCAGGGAAGTAAGGCGCGTGAAGTGCTCTTCAGTGATGTAGAAAGCCTGGAAGAATTCCTGCGTGCAAAAGGGATCAGTTAA
- a CDS encoding outer membrane lipoprotein carrier protein LolA, with protein MKYLLICLTLLGGTLAYSQDAKADGILDKVSAKIKGLKTFYVEFSATIKNSTNGTNSNMSGKGWVKGDKFSAVYGETTLISNGIKKWSIVKEEKTVYESDASGDDEDAINPKKLMTIWESGFKSKYEKEETLNGEKVHMIYLYPKNPKKANYHTIIVYVSKEDNEVKKAIMKSNDGTVSTFTMTKFTSNPAIEDSKFVFDKSKYPGYTVVKD; from the coding sequence ATGAAATACTTACTTATTTGCTTGACTTTATTGGGGGGAACATTGGCGTACAGCCAGGATGCCAAAGCAGACGGAATTCTTGATAAAGTTTCTGCTAAAATAAAGGGGCTTAAAACATTCTACGTAGAATTCAGTGCAACTATCAAGAACAGTACAAACGGAACGAACTCCAACATGTCCGGAAAAGGATGGGTAAAAGGAGATAAGTTCAGTGCTGTTTACGGAGAAACCACTTTGATTTCTAACGGTATTAAGAAATGGTCTATCGTAAAAGAAGAGAAAACCGTTTATGAATCAGATGCTTCCGGAGACGATGAAGATGCGATCAACCCGAAAAAACTGATGACTATCTGGGAATCGGGATTCAAGAGCAAATACGAAAAAGAAGAGACATTGAACGGTGAAAAAGTTCACATGATCTATTTGTACCCGAAAAACCCGAAGAAAGCGAATTACCATACAATCATCGTGTATGTTTCGAAAGAAGACAACGAAGTGAAAAAGGCAATCATGAAATCAAATGACGGAACGGTTTCCACATTTACCATGACCAAGTTTACTTCCAATCCGGCTATCGAAGACAGTAAATTTGTATTTGACAAGTCAAAATACCCGGGATACACGGTTGTGAAAGATTAA
- a CDS encoding DNRLRE domain-containing protein codes for MILSFLRFHALIIPALVFCFHARSQLTTSTLDATIDAQVYSGNPTTNFGTLATSNVSVVSGPRVYRFYVNFDINSLSIPANAVVTSAILRLTPTATGEGGAGSSDFVVNGVTSSWTETGITYASQPFQTVVNQGFTSALVSSKREFNDLKNMVQNHVNGTIPIVGFCVMRIQETTATTACQYNTREATTSTDRPKLEIKWYIPFAMTTATVTQASTATSADGAISPTITGGSGSNTYSWINSGGSSEGTTLNITGKAPGWYGLQVTGSLGDKFYMSFIIGAKCEVINVLFRQDPNFIDNATVILGSTLFNNSNFGTGINADAGGKALSDNYFFLRYRLWFDPNNYFYQVNQYLFGSAHSTQTNACILNRVTADWNELTITGANQPGVNISTPPGVSLPATATTTENKTLDITAYFRYWTLNPTANYGYRVSGTVSSPTIGYQSYNSDDATTASLRPYVSMVVEDNNCDRTSHVSFKAALDGQLYLAYKGNLKLQFTEEYQQEGGKKWPLKLYDYNRTLIAGINYNGSQIGSNPLLPAIDYVFGDNRTTLNFSSYGLLDGGYYILELTKSTGEKEYVEFIYKK; via the coding sequence ATGATTTTAAGTTTTCTTCGGTTTCATGCGTTGATTATTCCGGCGCTTGTATTTTGCTTTCATGCCCGTTCCCAGTTAACCACCAGCACCCTGGATGCTACAATTGATGCACAAGTTTATTCGGGCAATCCAACAACCAATTTCGGGACATTGGCGACATCAAACGTTTCTGTAGTTTCTGGGCCACGTGTCTACCGGTTTTATGTAAATTTTGACATCAATAGTTTAAGTATTCCTGCGAATGCAGTTGTCACAAGTGCGATTTTAAGGCTTACACCTACGGCAACCGGTGAAGGTGGTGCAGGAAGCTCCGATTTTGTGGTTAACGGAGTAACAAGCAGTTGGACAGAGACTGGGATTACCTATGCTTCACAGCCATTTCAGACAGTCGTTAATCAAGGTTTTACTTCTGCACTGGTAAGCAGTAAACGGGAATTTAATGATTTGAAAAATATGGTTCAAAACCATGTAAACGGAACCATTCCGATTGTTGGTTTCTGTGTGATGCGAATCCAGGAAACTACCGCAACAACAGCCTGTCAATACAATACAAGAGAAGCAACCACATCAACGGATCGTCCCAAACTGGAAATCAAATGGTACATTCCTTTTGCAATGACTACTGCCACAGTTACTCAGGCATCAACCGCAACCAGTGCGGACGGAGCAATTTCACCCACCATCACCGGGGGATCCGGAAGTAACACTTATTCCTGGATCAATAGCGGTGGATCAAGTGAAGGAACAACTTTGAATATTACCGGTAAAGCCCCCGGCTGGTATGGTTTGCAGGTTACTGGAAGTTTGGGTGATAAATTCTATATGTCCTTTATTATCGGGGCGAAATGTGAGGTGATTAATGTACTTTTTCGACAGGATCCGAATTTTATTGATAATGCAACAGTTATCCTGGGAAGTACTCTTTTTAATAATAGTAATTTCGGTACCGGTATCAACGCAGATGCAGGAGGAAAAGCATTGAGTGATAATTATTTTTTTCTGAGATATCGCCTCTGGTTTGACCCCAATAATTATTTCTACCAGGTCAATCAATACCTTTTCGGAAGTGCTCATTCCACTCAAACAAATGCTTGTATTTTAAACAGAGTCACGGCGGATTGGAATGAATTAACCATTACAGGAGCAAATCAACCGGGTGTGAATATATCCACACCTCCCGGAGTTTCGCTTCCTGCAACAGCAACTACTACGGAAAATAAAACACTGGATATTACGGCATATTTCCGCTACTGGACATTGAATCCAACAGCTAATTATGGATACCGTGTTAGCGGTACGGTTTCATCTCCGACGATCGGTTACCAGAGCTACAACTCTGACGATGCTACAACTGCTTCCCTGAGGCCTTATGTATCCATGGTCGTTGAAGACAATAATTGTGACAGGACGTCACACGTTTCATTCAAGGCCGCTTTGGACGGCCAGTTATATCTTGCTTACAAAGGAAATTTAAAACTGCAGTTTACTGAAGAATACCAGCAGGAAGGAGGTAAAAAATGGCCACTGAAACTCTACGACTATAATCGGACACTGATTGCAGGAATTAATTACAATGGCTCTCAGATTGGGTCCAATCCGCTATTGCCTGCGATCGATTATGTCTTTGGCGACAACCGGACAACACTCAATTTCAGTAGTTATGGTTTGCTTGACGGAGGATACTATATCCTTGAATTGACTAAGAGCACCGGAGAAAAAGAATACGTTGAATTTATTTACAAGAAATAA